The following is a genomic window from Polaribacter atrinae.
TAGCAAGTACAACTAGAAATGCTACAGGACCAAGTGTTTCTGATCCTCGTTCTGGAGAGATTTTAGAAAGCGATATTATTTGGTACCACAACCACTTACGTTCTTACAGAAATAGATACTTAATAGAAACTGGTGCAGCAAACCTTTCTGCAAGAACTTTAGATACTCCTGCAGAAGATATTGGAGAAATGATGAGAATGGTTATTTCTCATGAAATTGGTCATGCTTTAGGCTTACCTCACAATATGGCGGCAAGTTATGCGTATCCTGTAGATTCTTTACGTTCTGGAAGTTTTACTCAGAAAAACGGAATTGCAGCAACGATTATGGACTATGCTCGTTACAATTACATTGCACAACCTGGTGATAAAAATATCCGTTTTATAAGACAATTAGGTCCTTATGATCATTATGCTATTAATTGGGGGTACCGCGTAATACCAAATGCTACAAAACCAGAAGAAGAAGTAAAAACTTTAGATAAATGGATTGAAGACAAGGCAGACAACCCTGTTTATAGATTTGGTGGACAACGTTTTGATCCTTCTGCACAAACTGAAGGAATTGGAAACGACCAAGTAAAAGCAAGTACGTATGGTGTAAATAACTTAAAAATTGTTGCTAAAAATCTTCCTAGTTGGACCTCTGATCAAACAAATAATTACGAAGATTTAGATGAATTATATGGAGAATTACTTAGTGTTTGGGGAAGATATGCAGGTCATGTTACCGGAAACATAGGTGGTGTTTATGAGTTTAATAAAAAACCATCGCAAACTGGAGACGTTTATGTACCTGTTGCAAAAGCAAAACAAAAAGAAGCAATGGCTTGGTTACAAAAAAATGTTTTTACAACTCAATATTGGTTGTTAGATAAAAACATTTTAAATAAGATTGAAGAAACTGGATACACAGATAAACTAGGTCGTTACCAAGAAAGATATGTAGGTTCTTTATTAAATTACAGCACTTTAAACAGAATGATTGAAGCAGAAGTAATTCAAAAAGAATTTTATGCAGCTTCAGATATGGTTAAAGACTTAAGAAAAGGAATTTTCTCTGAAACTACTACCACCAAAAATGTAGACCTACATAGAAGAAATCTTCAGAAAGCTTTTATTGAAAGAATGCATGTTTTAATGAATGATAAAGATGCAAAAAACACAGATATTTCTGCTATTATAAGAGGGGAATTAGAAGCGTTAAAATATCAAGTAAATATTGCAAGTAAAAGAGCCATAAATACAATTTCTAAATATCATTATAAAGATTGTTATGCTAAGATAAATGACATTTTAAACCCTAAAAAATAGTCTTTATTTTCTTACTAATTTAATTCCTATTGCGCATTGTAGACACCGTTTCTTTGCGCAATAGTTGTTTTTAAGCTCTAACAAAGCCTGACTTTCATATGCATTTATTGCTTCTAATCCGATATCATCAAACTTAGAAATAATACTGTTTTTTTCTGATTTTATTTTTTGAAGAATATCTAAAAACTCATTTTCATTAACCTCTCCTCTATTCTTTTGATATAAAAATTTTAGCGGAATAATGGTGTTGATCAATAATAAATCAACAAAAGGTTTTGTCAACTTTTTAGGTGATACTTTTGAAGTTGTATCAAATGTATAATGGTTTTTCCAAAACGGATGTATGTCAATTTCAAACAATTTATAAAAATCATTTAAAGTTTCTATTTTCATCATTTTAGAAAATAAATTTTGATGGATATGATACAAAGCAACTAACTGCGCAATACGAATGGTTGGGAAATTTGGAGGCCGCATTCTAAAAAATGAAAACTGCACTTTTGATATCGATTCCAAATTGTATTTATGTTGTAAATAACTGTAAGTTGTTTTTAATTTTTGATGATATTCGCCTTCCGTAGGCTCTTCTAAAAATCCTGCTTGTCCAAATAATAATGCAGCTAACTGATACTCATCGAACCTTACTTTTCTAAGAATAGAAAAATCAAAAGAAATTGCCAAACTAAAAAAGACATCTCCGTTCACTTTCAATCCAAAATTCTTGGCTAATAACTGAAATAAAACCGCTTCAAAATCATTTTGATTATCTACCAAAATTCGATTCATTTCAATTGATTTACGTTCTAAACGTTCAAAAAACAATCGTTCTTTCCAGTTTTCAATTGTAAAATTATCTACAGCACCAATTTCTTTTTCACAAGGAATCCAATTTTGTTTCGTCGAAAATAAATTTCGATAATTATTTAAAGCAGATGTTAATACAAAATCTTTAAGTACCAAAACAGGCAAAGGTTTATTATTTTTCATATAAACAGTTGCATCATCTTCCCAAACCACATGCAAAATAACGGCATCATAATTTTCATCAATTTCATGATGATGCGCATACCAATCTGAAGATTTTAAATGAATCTCTACATTGCCCACCCAAAGTTGGTCATCGATTTTAAGTTGTGCATTTAAAAAATCAGGCCCTGAGTTATTATTATGTGTACCTACCTTTAAAATAGCCACCTCCTCTTTAGAGGTTGTTTTTAAATTATGAATAGAACACAACTGATATTTCCATACATAATGAAGAAAATCCTCATTCATAGTCTTTTTTGTTTTCAAGATACAAAAAAATCATTTATACCTTTATCAATATTTATAATCACTTCAACAAAATTCATCAAAAAGAATGAACTATTTTTGCAATCTAATTAAGATAAATGAATATTATAGATAGTTTAAAATGGCGTTATGCTGTTAAAAAATTTGATTCAGAAAAGCAACTTTCAGAAGCTCAAATAAACACCTTAAAAGAAGCTTTTAACTTAACCGCTACTTCTTACGGATTACAGCCTTTAAAATTGGTAGTCATCAAAAATAAAGAAGTTCAAAAAGAATTAATGTCACTTTCTTGGAACCAGGCACAAATATTAGATGCATCTCATGTTTTGGTTATTTGCATTCCTAAAAATTACACAAGCTTAGAAGTAGAAAATTACTTTAATTTGGTGCAAAAAATCAGAAACACTCCTAGTGAAACTCTAAAACCTTTTAAAGACTTTCTAACGGCAGACATAGAGAAAAAAACACAAGATGAATTAACATTATGGAATAAGAACCAAGCATATATTGCGCTTGGTAATTTAATGACTGTTTGTGCAGTAGAAAGAATAGATGCTTGCCCAATGGAAGGTTTTATTCCTGAAAAATATGACGAAATTTTGAATTTAACAGCTCAAAATTTACAATCGGTATTAGTACTTCCTGTTGGTTTTAGAGCTGATGATTGTTACATGAAAGATTTAACAAAAGTTAGAAAAGACTTAACAGAAACTGTAGTAGAAATATTGTAAATTTACTACTTAAAATTACGTTTTTAAAGGCTTATAAAACCTTTAAAAATTCATAATAAAAAACAAGAAAATGAGTAAAGCAGTAAGAAATTTAGAGCCTAAAATTGTTTGGAATCACTTTGCAGATTTAAATGCAGTGCCTCGCCCTTCTAAAAAAGAAGAACGTGTAATTCAGTTTATGGTAGATTTTGGTAAAAAATTAAACTTAGAAACTTTTGTAGATAAAGTTGGAAATGTAATTATTAAAAAACCAGCTACAAAAGGTTTAGAAGATAGAAAAACCGTTGTTTTACAGAGTCATTTAGATATGGTTCATCAAAAAAACTCAGATACTGTTTTCGATTTTGATAAAGAAGGTATTAAAATGCTAATTGAAGGTGATTGGGTTACTGCAGACGGAACAACATTAGGTGCAGATAATGGCTTAGGAGTTGCTGCAATTATGGCTATTTTTTCTTCTAATGATATTGAACATCCAAACCTAGAAGCACTTTTTACTATTGATGAAGAAACTGGTATGACTGGTGCAATGGGATTAGAAGGCGGAATTTTAGAAGGAGAAATCCTTTTAAACCTAGACACGGAAGAAGATGATGAAATAGGTATGGGTTGTGCTGGTGGTATAGACGTTACAGCAACAAGAAGCTATGCTCAAGAAGATGTTTCTGAAAACGCTACCGCTTTTTCAATTACTGTAAAAGGTTTAAATGGTGGACATTCTGGAATGGATATCATTAAAGAATTAGGAAATGCAAACAAGATTATGAACCGTTTATTATTTGATGGTTTTACAAATTTCGGTTTACAAATCTCTGAAATAAATGGAGGTAGTTTACGTAATGCTATTCCTAGAGAAAGTGCTGCAATTGTAACGGTAGACATTATTTCTAAAGAAGCATTTCTTTTAGAAACTGGTTTACTTATCAACAATATAAAAGGAGAGTTTTCAACAATAGAACCTAACTTAACTATTGACATCCAAGAAACTACACTACCTAATAAGATTATGGAATTAGGTGTTCAAGAAGGTTTATTAAAATCTATTTATGCCGCTCATAACGGGGTTTATAGAATGAGTCCAGATATTAAAGGTTTGGTAGAAACCTCTAATAATATTGCAAAAGTAATTGTAAAAAACGGAACCATAAAAATTGGATGTTTAACACGATCTTCATCAGAAAGTAATAAATTAGATTTAGCAAATTCTTTAAAATCTGCTTTTGAATTATCTGGTTTTGATGTAGATTTATCTGGTGAATACCCAGGATGGCAACCGAATGTAAACTCAGCAATTTTAGACGTAGTTTCTAATTTATATGAAACTTTACATGGTGAGAAAGCAGATGTAGCAGCTTGTCATGCTGGTTTAGAATGCGGAATCTTAGGTCAGAATTACCCCGAAATGGATATGGTTTCTTTTGGACCAACTATTAGAGGAGCGCACTCTCCAGACGAAAAAGCATCTATTTCATCAACACAAAAATTCTGGAAATTTTTAATTGAAATTTTAAAGAACATTCCAAAGAAATAGTACAATATTACCTGTTAGAAACCGAAGTTTACGCTTCGGTTTTTTTTTTATTAAATTTGTTTAAAAAGTCGACACAAACAAACACAATCAATTAATAATCAGTTTTTTATATTTTTATATTTTTGTTAACATCTTTCATTTTCTAAAGACAGAAAAAAACGTAATTTTACTACCTATAAACTAAACTTTTATAATGGGGAAAATAATTGCTATTGCAAA
Proteins encoded in this region:
- a CDS encoding NAD(P)H-dependent oxidoreductase, encoding MNIIDSLKWRYAVKKFDSEKQLSEAQINTLKEAFNLTATSYGLQPLKLVVIKNKEVQKELMSLSWNQAQILDASHVLVICIPKNYTSLEVENYFNLVQKIRNTPSETLKPFKDFLTADIEKKTQDELTLWNKNQAYIALGNLMTVCAVERIDACPMEGFIPEKYDEILNLTAQNLQSVLVLPVGFRADDCYMKDLTKVRKDLTETVVEIL
- a CDS encoding aminoacyl-histidine dipeptidase translates to MSKAVRNLEPKIVWNHFADLNAVPRPSKKEERVIQFMVDFGKKLNLETFVDKVGNVIIKKPATKGLEDRKTVVLQSHLDMVHQKNSDTVFDFDKEGIKMLIEGDWVTADGTTLGADNGLGVAAIMAIFSSNDIEHPNLEALFTIDEETGMTGAMGLEGGILEGEILLNLDTEEDDEIGMGCAGGIDVTATRSYAQEDVSENATAFSITVKGLNGGHSGMDIIKELGNANKIMNRLLFDGFTNFGLQISEINGGSLRNAIPRESAAIVTVDIISKEAFLLETGLLINNIKGEFSTIEPNLTIDIQETTLPNKIMELGVQEGLLKSIYAAHNGVYRMSPDIKGLVETSNNIAKVIVKNGTIKIGCLTRSSSESNKLDLANSLKSAFELSGFDVDLSGEYPGWQPNVNSAILDVVSNLYETLHGEKADVAACHAGLECGILGQNYPEMDMVSFGPTIRGAHSPDEKASISSTQKFWKFLIEILKNIPKK
- a CDS encoding DUF2851 family protein gives rise to the protein MNEDFLHYVWKYQLCSIHNLKTTSKEEVAILKVGTHNNNSGPDFLNAQLKIDDQLWVGNVEIHLKSSDWYAHHHEIDENYDAVILHVVWEDDATVYMKNNKPLPVLVLKDFVLTSALNNYRNLFSTKQNWIPCEKEIGAVDNFTIENWKERLFFERLERKSIEMNRILVDNQNDFEAVLFQLLAKNFGLKVNGDVFFSLAISFDFSILRKVRFDEYQLAALLFGQAGFLEEPTEGEYHQKLKTTYSYLQHKYNLESISKVQFSFFRMRPPNFPTIRIAQLVALYHIHQNLFSKMMKIETLNDFYKLFEIDIHPFWKNHYTFDTTSKVSPKKLTKPFVDLLLINTIIPLKFLYQKNRGEVNENEFLDILQKIKSEKNSIISKFDDIGLEAINAYESQALLELKNNYCAKKRCLQCAIGIKLVRK
- a CDS encoding zinc-dependent metalloprotease; this translates as MKKNLLFYFILFLSISTTVEAQRKKSKEKTTEQTTSKKSKTPKYSDFVNKDTKSDDGLFKVHTNKDQFIYEIPKSYLGKEMLLVTRLKEIPAGLGGGYVNAGSKINTQVVIWEHYKDKILLKVKSYDAIANDSLPIFKSVKSNNLEPIIYSFDIKTQNTDSTTVLVDVTKFFSSDVKAISGLSSRFRKTYKVKRLDATRSFINSIKSFPENIEVVQNFTFEADEPPSNRSTNTITLHVNQSMILLPEEPMMPRISDKRVGYFSIGNVDYSSEALKADEKRYIRRWRLEPKDVEAYNRGELVEPIKPIVYYLDPATPEKLRKDIKQGVDDWAKVFETAGFKNAIMAKMPPTKEEDPDFSMEDVRYSSIRYVASTTRNATGPSVSDPRSGEILESDIIWYHNHLRSYRNRYLIETGAANLSARTLDTPAEDIGEMMRMVISHEIGHALGLPHNMAASYAYPVDSLRSGSFTQKNGIAATIMDYARYNYIAQPGDKNIRFIRQLGPYDHYAINWGYRVIPNATKPEEEVKTLDKWIEDKADNPVYRFGGQRFDPSAQTEGIGNDQVKASTYGVNNLKIVAKNLPSWTSDQTNNYEDLDELYGELLSVWGRYAGHVTGNIGGVYEFNKKPSQTGDVYVPVAKAKQKEAMAWLQKNVFTTQYWLLDKNILNKIEETGYTDKLGRYQERYVGSLLNYSTLNRMIEAEVIQKEFYAASDMVKDLRKGIFSETTTTKNVDLHRRNLQKAFIERMHVLMNDKDAKNTDISAIIRGELEALKYQVNIASKRAINTISKYHYKDCYAKINDILNPKK